The following proteins are encoded in a genomic region of Nitrospira sp.:
- a CDS encoding efflux RND transporter permease subunit has translation MWLTLLALRNRIGILMLSLAMVILGATSLERLPVDLFPNIQVPVAFVGVIYKGAPPLDIEQSVVYPIEKAVSSASNVEHVESFAKQGIGAVQIWFNWGADINVGQMEVMQRITQILNSLPPGILQPFIVKFDVSNIPVAFVTASGGDLDERALYDLAYNTIAPQIEQIANVAAATVEGGKIRQININLDPALLQARGLSILDVVKAVKASNLILPSGDIKAGNLDYNVFTNTQFKTVEPINDVVVKIDARGNPVRVRDVGVLTDSSDIQTNVVRTDGKRSVYLRVNKQPIANTVEVVDALRKAIPKMIGIPPGVQLGISFDQSIYIRQSIKNLIEQALHGSLLAAAVILLFLRNLTSTLIISVAIPLSILVTFIVLYFTNQTLNVFTMGGLALGIGRLVDDSIVELENIQRHLNVDRNRWDAIVNAAREVAMPIFASTVTTVVVFLPMFFIVGIARLLLIPLTLTIAIALFTSFFVSRTVTPALCYRFLKSEQEAHRSLPSWFVRIMQWSQRRYEALDEGYERSLRWVLAHRRTLLFAVVALFVSSLALLPFIGTEFLPVSDESQFRIVLRAPVGQRVEKTVDQVAEVERVLREKIPPDELEAIASSTGVLAQGRSSLFNPNTGPHTSVISVYLASPDKRRRNQVEIMNAVRPSVIKLFPGVAMFFDPGGLVKRVTSFGSQKSIDVEIYGYDFEKARTVIQQTQEIMHKIPGMADIEVSREENYPEVNVVVDREKAALLGISETDVANAVLFSMNGNGQTDPIIYTDPQNGNEYYISAWLAEDHRKDLTAIEHVLLTTKNGEPVLLKNLATLKLNAGPVKIERKYFQRVVHITANPVGRDLGAIAQDLETAFAQLQLPPGFSIRLAGQIQQQRETFEGLMYASALALILVYMVMAAQFKSLIDPFIIMFSVPMGIPGVIVILYLTNTTISTSSLMGIIMMLGIVVSNGVLLVDYTNVLRRRGLDLSTAVVTASRTRLRPILMTSLATVVGLIPMALGIGTGSETNAPLARAVVGGLTVSTILTLFLVPTVYTMLEERFPRRAEELGETPAEAELAGQQG, from the coding sequence ATGTGGCTGACACTCCTCGCACTCCGCAATCGCATCGGCATCCTGATGTTGTCCCTGGCTATGGTGATCCTGGGAGCCACCTCGCTGGAACGCCTGCCGGTCGATCTCTTTCCGAACATTCAGGTTCCGGTCGCGTTCGTCGGGGTCATTTACAAGGGCGCACCTCCGCTCGATATCGAACAAAGCGTCGTCTATCCGATCGAAAAAGCGGTCAGTTCCGCCTCCAACGTCGAACATGTGGAGTCGTTCGCCAAGCAAGGCATCGGGGCCGTCCAGATTTGGTTCAACTGGGGCGCAGATATTAATGTCGGCCAAATGGAGGTGATGCAGCGCATCACCCAGATTTTAAACAGCCTGCCGCCAGGCATTCTGCAGCCCTTCATCGTCAAGTTCGATGTCTCCAACATCCCGGTCGCCTTCGTGACGGCCTCCGGCGGCGACCTCGACGAACGGGCGCTCTACGACCTGGCCTACAACACCATCGCCCCGCAGATTGAACAAATCGCCAACGTCGCCGCCGCCACGGTGGAGGGCGGCAAGATCCGGCAGATCAACATCAATCTCGATCCGGCGTTGCTGCAGGCACGCGGCCTCTCGATCCTCGACGTGGTCAAGGCGGTGAAGGCCTCCAACCTGATCCTGCCGTCCGGCGACATCAAGGCAGGCAATCTCGACTACAACGTATTCACCAACACCCAGTTCAAAACCGTGGAACCGATCAACGACGTCGTCGTGAAGATCGACGCGCGTGGCAATCCCGTGCGCGTACGGGATGTCGGCGTCCTGACCGATTCATCCGACATTCAAACCAACGTCGTCCGCACGGACGGCAAACGGTCGGTCTATTTGCGCGTCAATAAGCAGCCGATCGCCAACACGGTGGAAGTCGTCGATGCCTTACGGAAGGCCATCCCGAAAATGATCGGCATTCCCCCCGGCGTGCAGTTGGGGATTTCCTTCGATCAGTCGATCTACATCCGGCAATCGATCAAGAACCTCATCGAGCAGGCACTGCACGGATCGCTGCTCGCGGCGGCGGTGATCCTTCTGTTCCTGAGAAATCTCACCAGCACGTTGATCATCTCCGTCGCCATCCCGCTGTCGATTCTCGTGACGTTCATCGTGTTGTATTTCACCAACCAGACGCTGAATGTCTTCACGATGGGCGGCTTGGCGCTGGGGATCGGGCGTCTGGTGGACGATTCGATCGTCGAATTGGAAAACATTCAACGCCACCTGAATGTCGACCGGAACCGCTGGGATGCCATCGTCAACGCCGCGCGCGAGGTCGCCATGCCGATCTTCGCCTCCACGGTCACGACGGTGGTTGTCTTCCTGCCGATGTTTTTTATCGTCGGCATCGCGCGACTCCTGCTCATTCCGCTCACGCTTACGATTGCCATTGCCCTGTTCACTTCATTCTTCGTCTCACGGACGGTGACCCCCGCGCTCTGTTATCGTTTCTTGAAGTCGGAACAGGAGGCGCACCGCTCGCTGCCCTCCTGGTTCGTGCGCATCATGCAGTGGAGCCAGCGCCGGTACGAAGCCCTCGATGAGGGGTACGAACGCAGCCTGCGTTGGGTGTTGGCCCATCGCCGCACGCTGTTGTTCGCCGTCGTCGCGCTCTTCGTCAGTTCCCTCGCGCTTTTGCCGTTTATCGGAACCGAATTTCTGCCGGTGTCCGATGAAAGCCAGTTCCGCATCGTCTTGCGAGCGCCCGTCGGGCAGCGGGTGGAAAAAACCGTCGATCAGGTCGCCGAGGTCGAACGGGTGTTGCGGGAGAAGATTCCGCCGGACGAACTCGAAGCGATTGCCTCCAGCACAGGCGTCCTCGCGCAAGGCCGCTCGTCATTATTCAATCCCAACACGGGACCGCATACCTCGGTCATTTCGGTCTATTTGGCCTCTCCCGATAAACGCCGGCGCAACCAAGTCGAAATTATGAATGCCGTCCGGCCGTCGGTGATCAAACTGTTCCCCGGCGTGGCGATGTTTTTCGATCCGGGCGGCCTGGTCAAACGCGTGACCAGTTTCGGCTCGCAGAAATCCATCGACGTGGAGATTTACGGCTACGACTTCGAGAAGGCTCGCACCGTCATCCAGCAGACCCAGGAGATCATGCACAAGATTCCCGGCATGGCCGACATCGAAGTCAGCCGGGAAGAGAACTACCCCGAAGTCAACGTGGTGGTGGATCGGGAAAAGGCCGCGCTCCTGGGAATCAGCGAAACGGACGTCGCCAATGCCGTGTTGTTCTCCATGAACGGCAACGGCCAGACCGACCCGATCATCTATACCGATCCGCAGAACGGGAATGAGTACTACATCAGCGCCTGGCTCGCCGAGGACCATCGCAAGGACTTGACCGCCATCGAGCATGTGTTGCTCACGACCAAAAACGGCGAGCCGGTCCTGCTAAAGAACCTGGCCACTCTCAAGCTGAACGCCGGACCAGTGAAGATCGAGCGCAAATACTTCCAGCGCGTCGTCCACATCACGGCCAACCCCGTCGGGCGAGATCTCGGCGCCATTGCTCAGGACCTGGAAACGGCATTTGCCCAGTTGCAATTGCCGCCAGGCTTCAGCATCCGCCTGGCGGGGCAGATTCAGCAGCAACGCGAGACGTTCGAGGGCCTCATGTATGCCAGCGCTTTAGCCCTGATCCTGGTGTACATGGTGATGGCTGCACAGTTTAAGTCGCTGATCGATCCCTTCATCATCATGTTTTCGGTGCCGATGGGCATTCCCGGCGTGATCGTGATCCTCTATCTCACCAACACCACGATCTCCACCTCGTCCTTGATGGGCATCATTATGATGTTGGGCATCGTCGTCTCGAACGGCGTCCTGCTGGTGGACTACACCAACGTGTTGCGACGCCGCGGCCTCGACCTCTCCACCGCCGTCGTCACGGCTTCTCGCACCAGACTCCGACCGATTCTCATGACCTCCCTCGCCACGGTGGTGGGCCTTATCCCGATGGCGCTCGGAATTGGAACCGGCAGTGAAACCAACGCGCCGCTGGCGCGCGCGGTGGTGGGTGGGCTTACCGTCTCGACCATCCTGACGCTGTTTCTCGTCCCGACCGTCTACACGATGCTGGAAGAACGGTTTCCACGACGAGCCGAAGAACTGGGCGAGACACCGGCGGAAGCTGAGTTGGCCGGACAACAGGGCTAG
- a CDS encoding SCP2 sterol-binding domain-containing protein, translating to MTHSQPKTVQAFFATLPGKLDPEAAEGLDVVYQFDLNGADGGQYQLQIRDGACQVSEGVHPDPNVTLAMSGEDCLRVLNGQVSGTMIAMTGRLRISGDMGLALQLASLFPSLRP from the coding sequence ATGACTCACTCTCAACCGAAAACAGTGCAGGCCTTCTTTGCCACGCTTCCTGGCAAGCTGGATCCTGAGGCGGCCGAGGGCCTGGATGTCGTCTACCAGTTCGATTTGAACGGGGCCGACGGCGGACAGTACCAACTCCAGATTCGAGATGGCGCCTGTCAGGTGTCTGAAGGGGTCCATCCGGACCCGAATGTCACGCTGGCAATGTCCGGTGAGGATTGTCTACGGGTATTGAACGGTCAGGTCAGCGGCACCATGATCGCGATGACCGGTCGGCTCCGCATCAGCGGTGATATGGGGCTGGCGCTTCAGCTGGCCTCGCTCTTCCCCAGTCTCCGTCCCTAG